A region of Dermochelys coriacea isolate rDerCor1 chromosome 1, rDerCor1.pri.v4, whole genome shotgun sequence DNA encodes the following proteins:
- the CBLL1 gene encoding E3 ubiquitin-protein ligase Hakai isoform X5, with product MNRMPSKAQGGDEEEFDYNEEERYECKGADIFGNPRRFPGHIFWDFKINLLGEKDDTPVHFCDKCGLPIKLYGRMIPCKHVFCYDCAILHEKKGDKMCPGCNDPVQRIEQCVRGSLFMCSIVQGCKRTYLSQRDLQAHINHRHMRAGKPVTRPPLEPVHPPIAPPPAEIPERFIMPPDKHHMSHIPPKQHLMMPPPPIQHVQHEHYNQPHEDIRAPPAEMSMAPPPPRSVSQDTFRISTRKHSNLITVPIQDDSNSGAREPPPPAPAPTHHHPEYQGQPVVSHPHHIMPPQQHYAPPPPPPPPISHPMQHPPQGAGTPHMVYSQAPPPPMTSAPPPITPPPGHIIAQMPPYMNHPPPGPPPPQHGGPPVNVNAPPPHHYNPNSLPQFSEDQGTLSPPFTQPGGMSPGMWPAPRGPPPPPRMQGPPSQAPLPGPHHPDQTRYRPYYQ from the exons ATGAACAGGATGCCTTCAAAGGCACAGGGTGGTGATGAAG AAGAATTTGATTATAATGAAGAGGAGCGGTATGAGTGCAAAGGAGCGGACATATTTGGGAATCCAAGAAGATTCCCTGGACACATATTTTGGGACTTTAAG ATAAACTTGCTGGGAGAAAAGGATGATACCCCAGTCCATTTCTGTGACAAGTGTGGATTGCCTATCAAATTGTATGGGCGCATG ATACCTTGCAAGCATGTTTTCTGCTATGACTGTGCTATATTACATGAGAAGAAGGGTGACAAGATGTGCCCAGG cTGTAATGATCCCGTACAGCGAATTGAGCAATGTGTGCGAGGGTCTCTCTTCATGTGTAGCATTGTTCAAGGGTGCAAGAGAACATATTTGTCTCAGAGAGACTTACAAGCTCACATCAACCATCGTCATATGAGAGCTGGAAAACCTGTTACCCGTCCTCCACTTGAACCTGTTCATCCTCCTATTGCACCACCTCCTGCTGAAATTCCTGAGCGTTTCATAATGCCACCTGATAAGCATCATATGAGCCATATTCCACCAAAGCAGCACCTCATGATGCCACCACCTCCTATACAGCATGTGCAACACGAGCATTATAACCAACCACATGAGGACATTCGTGCACCCCCAGCAGAGATGTCAATGGCTCCACCACCTCCTCGCTCAGTCAGTCAGGATACGTTTCGTATTTCCACGAGAAAACACAGCAATTTAATAACTGTCCCTATTCAGGATGATTCAAATTCAGGTGCTCGAGAACCACCTCCACCAGCCCCAGCACCTACTCATCATCATCCTGAATATCAGGGTCAACCAGTGGTATCCCATCCTCATCATATTATGCCTCCACAGCAACATTATGCACCAcccccgccaccaccaccaccaataagCCATCCAATGCAGCATCCTCCCCAGGGAGCAGGTACTCCTCATATGGTTTATAGCCAAGCTCCACCACCACCGATGACCTCTGCTCCACCACCAATAACCCCTCCCCCTGGACACATAATTGCCCAAATGCCACCATATATGAATCACCCTCCTCCAGGACCTCCCCCTCCACAACATGGTGGCCCACCTGTAAATGTAaatgcaccccctccccatcacTATAATCCTAACTCTTTGCCGCAGTTCAGTGAAGATCAAGGAACTCTCAGCCCTCCTTTTACACAGCCTGGGGGAATGAGTCCAGGGATGTGGCCCGCTCCAAGAGggcctcctccacccccaagaatGCAAGGTCCACCTTCTCAAGCCCCACTTCCTGGACCACATCACCCAGATCAAACCAGATATAGACCATACTACCAATGA
- the CBLL1 gene encoding E3 ubiquitin-protein ligase Hakai isoform X4: MDHNDNDLQGTNSSGLLGGLDVRRRIPIKLISKQPNKTKPAPRAPRIMNRMPSKAQGGDEEFDYNEEERYECKGADIFGNPRRFPGHIFWDFKINLLGEKDDTPVHFCDKCGLPIKLYGRMIPCKHVFCYDCAILHEKKGDKMCPGCNDPVQRIEQCVRGSLFMCSIVQGCKRTYLSQRDLQAHINHRHMRAGKPVTRPPLEPVHPPIAPPPAEIPERFIMPPDKHHMSHIPPKQHLMMPPPPIQHVQHEHYNQPHEDIRAPPAEMSMAPPPPRSVSQDTFRISTRKHSNLITVPIQDDSNSGAREPPPPAPAPTHHHPEYQGQPVVSHPHHIMPPQQHYAPPPPPPPPISHPMQHPPQGAGTPHMVYSQAPPPPMTSAPPPITPPPGHIIAQMPPYMNHPPPGPPPPQHGGPPVNVNAPPPHHYNPNSLPQFSEDQGTLSPPFTQPGGMSPGMWPAPRGPPPPPRMQGPPSQAPLPGPHHPDQTRYRPYYQ; this comes from the exons ACAATGATTTGCAAGGCACTAATAGTTCTGGATTGTTGGGTGGTCTTGATGTTCGCAGACGAATCCCTATAAAGCTTATCTCCAAACAGCCCAACAAAACCAAACCTGCACCACGCGCTCCAAGAATTATGAACAGGATGCCTTCAAAGGCACAGGGTGGTGATGAAG AATTTGATTATAATGAAGAGGAGCGGTATGAGTGCAAAGGAGCGGACATATTTGGGAATCCAAGAAGATTCCCTGGACACATATTTTGGGACTTTAAG ATAAACTTGCTGGGAGAAAAGGATGATACCCCAGTCCATTTCTGTGACAAGTGTGGATTGCCTATCAAATTGTATGGGCGCATG ATACCTTGCAAGCATGTTTTCTGCTATGACTGTGCTATATTACATGAGAAGAAGGGTGACAAGATGTGCCCAGG cTGTAATGATCCCGTACAGCGAATTGAGCAATGTGTGCGAGGGTCTCTCTTCATGTGTAGCATTGTTCAAGGGTGCAAGAGAACATATTTGTCTCAGAGAGACTTACAAGCTCACATCAACCATCGTCATATGAGAGCTGGAAAACCTGTTACCCGTCCTCCACTTGAACCTGTTCATCCTCCTATTGCACCACCTCCTGCTGAAATTCCTGAGCGTTTCATAATGCCACCTGATAAGCATCATATGAGCCATATTCCACCAAAGCAGCACCTCATGATGCCACCACCTCCTATACAGCATGTGCAACACGAGCATTATAACCAACCACATGAGGACATTCGTGCACCCCCAGCAGAGATGTCAATGGCTCCACCACCTCCTCGCTCAGTCAGTCAGGATACGTTTCGTATTTCCACGAGAAAACACAGCAATTTAATAACTGTCCCTATTCAGGATGATTCAAATTCAGGTGCTCGAGAACCACCTCCACCAGCCCCAGCACCTACTCATCATCATCCTGAATATCAGGGTCAACCAGTGGTATCCCATCCTCATCATATTATGCCTCCACAGCAACATTATGCACCAcccccgccaccaccaccaccaataagCCATCCAATGCAGCATCCTCCCCAGGGAGCAGGTACTCCTCATATGGTTTATAGCCAAGCTCCACCACCACCGATGACCTCTGCTCCACCACCAATAACCCCTCCCCCTGGACACATAATTGCCCAAATGCCACCATATATGAATCACCCTCCTCCAGGACCTCCCCCTCCACAACATGGTGGCCCACCTGTAAATGTAaatgcaccccctccccatcacTATAATCCTAACTCTTTGCCGCAGTTCAGTGAAGATCAAGGAACTCTCAGCCCTCCTTTTACACAGCCTGGGGGAATGAGTCCAGGGATGTGGCCCGCTCCAAGAGggcctcctccacccccaagaatGCAAGGTCCACCTTCTCAAGCCCCACTTCCTGGACCACATCACCCAGATCAAACCAGATATAGACCATACTACCAATGA
- the CBLL1 gene encoding E3 ubiquitin-protein ligase Hakai isoform X2 produces MGPPCTDLARDSGSWCVVGRFAGGRGWETPGCICNAINNDLQGTNSSGLLGGLDVRRRIPIKLISKQPNKTKPAPRAPRIMNRMPSKAQGGDEEFDYNEEERYECKGADIFGNPRRFPGHIFWDFKINLLGEKDDTPVHFCDKCGLPIKLYGRMIPCKHVFCYDCAILHEKKGDKMCPGCNDPVQRIEQCVRGSLFMCSIVQGCKRTYLSQRDLQAHINHRHMRAGKPVTRPPLEPVHPPIAPPPAEIPERFIMPPDKHHMSHIPPKQHLMMPPPPIQHVQHEHYNQPHEDIRAPPAEMSMAPPPPRSVSQDTFRISTRKHSNLITVPIQDDSNSGAREPPPPAPAPTHHHPEYQGQPVVSHPHHIMPPQQHYAPPPPPPPPISHPMQHPPQGAGTPHMVYSQAPPPPMTSAPPPITPPPGHIIAQMPPYMNHPPPGPPPPQHGGPPVNVNAPPPHHYNPNSLPQFSEDQGTLSPPFTQPGGMSPGMWPAPRGPPPPPRMQGPPSQAPLPGPHHPDQTRYRPYYQ; encoded by the exons ACAATGATTTGCAAGGCACTAATAGTTCTGGATTGTTGGGTGGTCTTGATGTTCGCAGACGAATCCCTATAAAGCTTATCTCCAAACAGCCCAACAAAACCAAACCTGCACCACGCGCTCCAAGAATTATGAACAGGATGCCTTCAAAGGCACAGGGTGGTGATGAAG AATTTGATTATAATGAAGAGGAGCGGTATGAGTGCAAAGGAGCGGACATATTTGGGAATCCAAGAAGATTCCCTGGACACATATTTTGGGACTTTAAG ATAAACTTGCTGGGAGAAAAGGATGATACCCCAGTCCATTTCTGTGACAAGTGTGGATTGCCTATCAAATTGTATGGGCGCATG ATACCTTGCAAGCATGTTTTCTGCTATGACTGTGCTATATTACATGAGAAGAAGGGTGACAAGATGTGCCCAGG cTGTAATGATCCCGTACAGCGAATTGAGCAATGTGTGCGAGGGTCTCTCTTCATGTGTAGCATTGTTCAAGGGTGCAAGAGAACATATTTGTCTCAGAGAGACTTACAAGCTCACATCAACCATCGTCATATGAGAGCTGGAAAACCTGTTACCCGTCCTCCACTTGAACCTGTTCATCCTCCTATTGCACCACCTCCTGCTGAAATTCCTGAGCGTTTCATAATGCCACCTGATAAGCATCATATGAGCCATATTCCACCAAAGCAGCACCTCATGATGCCACCACCTCCTATACAGCATGTGCAACACGAGCATTATAACCAACCACATGAGGACATTCGTGCACCCCCAGCAGAGATGTCAATGGCTCCACCACCTCCTCGCTCAGTCAGTCAGGATACGTTTCGTATTTCCACGAGAAAACACAGCAATTTAATAACTGTCCCTATTCAGGATGATTCAAATTCAGGTGCTCGAGAACCACCTCCACCAGCCCCAGCACCTACTCATCATCATCCTGAATATCAGGGTCAACCAGTGGTATCCCATCCTCATCATATTATGCCTCCACAGCAACATTATGCACCAcccccgccaccaccaccaccaataagCCATCCAATGCAGCATCCTCCCCAGGGAGCAGGTACTCCTCATATGGTTTATAGCCAAGCTCCACCACCACCGATGACCTCTGCTCCACCACCAATAACCCCTCCCCCTGGACACATAATTGCCCAAATGCCACCATATATGAATCACCCTCCTCCAGGACCTCCCCCTCCACAACATGGTGGCCCACCTGTAAATGTAaatgcaccccctccccatcacTATAATCCTAACTCTTTGCCGCAGTTCAGTGAAGATCAAGGAACTCTCAGCCCTCCTTTTACACAGCCTGGGGGAATGAGTCCAGGGATGTGGCCCGCTCCAAGAGggcctcctccacccccaagaatGCAAGGTCCACCTTCTCAAGCCCCACTTCCTGGACCACATCACCCAGATCAAACCAGATATAGACCATACTACCAATGA
- the CBLL1 gene encoding E3 ubiquitin-protein ligase Hakai isoform X1 codes for MGPPCTDLARDSGSWCVVGRFAGGRGWETPGCICNAINNDLQGTNSSGLLGGLDVRRRIPIKLISKQPNKTKPAPRAPRIMNRMPSKAQGGDEEEFDYNEEERYECKGADIFGNPRRFPGHIFWDFKINLLGEKDDTPVHFCDKCGLPIKLYGRMIPCKHVFCYDCAILHEKKGDKMCPGCNDPVQRIEQCVRGSLFMCSIVQGCKRTYLSQRDLQAHINHRHMRAGKPVTRPPLEPVHPPIAPPPAEIPERFIMPPDKHHMSHIPPKQHLMMPPPPIQHVQHEHYNQPHEDIRAPPAEMSMAPPPPRSVSQDTFRISTRKHSNLITVPIQDDSNSGAREPPPPAPAPTHHHPEYQGQPVVSHPHHIMPPQQHYAPPPPPPPPISHPMQHPPQGAGTPHMVYSQAPPPPMTSAPPPITPPPGHIIAQMPPYMNHPPPGPPPPQHGGPPVNVNAPPPHHYNPNSLPQFSEDQGTLSPPFTQPGGMSPGMWPAPRGPPPPPRMQGPPSQAPLPGPHHPDQTRYRPYYQ; via the exons ACAATGATTTGCAAGGCACTAATAGTTCTGGATTGTTGGGTGGTCTTGATGTTCGCAGACGAATCCCTATAAAGCTTATCTCCAAACAGCCCAACAAAACCAAACCTGCACCACGCGCTCCAAGAATTATGAACAGGATGCCTTCAAAGGCACAGGGTGGTGATGAAG AAGAATTTGATTATAATGAAGAGGAGCGGTATGAGTGCAAAGGAGCGGACATATTTGGGAATCCAAGAAGATTCCCTGGACACATATTTTGGGACTTTAAG ATAAACTTGCTGGGAGAAAAGGATGATACCCCAGTCCATTTCTGTGACAAGTGTGGATTGCCTATCAAATTGTATGGGCGCATG ATACCTTGCAAGCATGTTTTCTGCTATGACTGTGCTATATTACATGAGAAGAAGGGTGACAAGATGTGCCCAGG cTGTAATGATCCCGTACAGCGAATTGAGCAATGTGTGCGAGGGTCTCTCTTCATGTGTAGCATTGTTCAAGGGTGCAAGAGAACATATTTGTCTCAGAGAGACTTACAAGCTCACATCAACCATCGTCATATGAGAGCTGGAAAACCTGTTACCCGTCCTCCACTTGAACCTGTTCATCCTCCTATTGCACCACCTCCTGCTGAAATTCCTGAGCGTTTCATAATGCCACCTGATAAGCATCATATGAGCCATATTCCACCAAAGCAGCACCTCATGATGCCACCACCTCCTATACAGCATGTGCAACACGAGCATTATAACCAACCACATGAGGACATTCGTGCACCCCCAGCAGAGATGTCAATGGCTCCACCACCTCCTCGCTCAGTCAGTCAGGATACGTTTCGTATTTCCACGAGAAAACACAGCAATTTAATAACTGTCCCTATTCAGGATGATTCAAATTCAGGTGCTCGAGAACCACCTCCACCAGCCCCAGCACCTACTCATCATCATCCTGAATATCAGGGTCAACCAGTGGTATCCCATCCTCATCATATTATGCCTCCACAGCAACATTATGCACCAcccccgccaccaccaccaccaataagCCATCCAATGCAGCATCCTCCCCAGGGAGCAGGTACTCCTCATATGGTTTATAGCCAAGCTCCACCACCACCGATGACCTCTGCTCCACCACCAATAACCCCTCCCCCTGGACACATAATTGCCCAAATGCCACCATATATGAATCACCCTCCTCCAGGACCTCCCCCTCCACAACATGGTGGCCCACCTGTAAATGTAaatgcaccccctccccatcacTATAATCCTAACTCTTTGCCGCAGTTCAGTGAAGATCAAGGAACTCTCAGCCCTCCTTTTACACAGCCTGGGGGAATGAGTCCAGGGATGTGGCCCGCTCCAAGAGggcctcctccacccccaagaatGCAAGGTCCACCTTCTCAAGCCCCACTTCCTGGACCACATCACCCAGATCAAACCAGATATAGACCATACTACCAATGA
- the CBLL1 gene encoding E3 ubiquitin-protein ligase Hakai isoform X3, translated as MDHNDNDLQGTNSSGLLGGLDVRRRIPIKLISKQPNKTKPAPRAPRIMNRMPSKAQGGDEEEFDYNEEERYECKGADIFGNPRRFPGHIFWDFKINLLGEKDDTPVHFCDKCGLPIKLYGRMIPCKHVFCYDCAILHEKKGDKMCPGCNDPVQRIEQCVRGSLFMCSIVQGCKRTYLSQRDLQAHINHRHMRAGKPVTRPPLEPVHPPIAPPPAEIPERFIMPPDKHHMSHIPPKQHLMMPPPPIQHVQHEHYNQPHEDIRAPPAEMSMAPPPPRSVSQDTFRISTRKHSNLITVPIQDDSNSGAREPPPPAPAPTHHHPEYQGQPVVSHPHHIMPPQQHYAPPPPPPPPISHPMQHPPQGAGTPHMVYSQAPPPPMTSAPPPITPPPGHIIAQMPPYMNHPPPGPPPPQHGGPPVNVNAPPPHHYNPNSLPQFSEDQGTLSPPFTQPGGMSPGMWPAPRGPPPPPRMQGPPSQAPLPGPHHPDQTRYRPYYQ; from the exons ACAATGATTTGCAAGGCACTAATAGTTCTGGATTGTTGGGTGGTCTTGATGTTCGCAGACGAATCCCTATAAAGCTTATCTCCAAACAGCCCAACAAAACCAAACCTGCACCACGCGCTCCAAGAATTATGAACAGGATGCCTTCAAAGGCACAGGGTGGTGATGAAG AAGAATTTGATTATAATGAAGAGGAGCGGTATGAGTGCAAAGGAGCGGACATATTTGGGAATCCAAGAAGATTCCCTGGACACATATTTTGGGACTTTAAG ATAAACTTGCTGGGAGAAAAGGATGATACCCCAGTCCATTTCTGTGACAAGTGTGGATTGCCTATCAAATTGTATGGGCGCATG ATACCTTGCAAGCATGTTTTCTGCTATGACTGTGCTATATTACATGAGAAGAAGGGTGACAAGATGTGCCCAGG cTGTAATGATCCCGTACAGCGAATTGAGCAATGTGTGCGAGGGTCTCTCTTCATGTGTAGCATTGTTCAAGGGTGCAAGAGAACATATTTGTCTCAGAGAGACTTACAAGCTCACATCAACCATCGTCATATGAGAGCTGGAAAACCTGTTACCCGTCCTCCACTTGAACCTGTTCATCCTCCTATTGCACCACCTCCTGCTGAAATTCCTGAGCGTTTCATAATGCCACCTGATAAGCATCATATGAGCCATATTCCACCAAAGCAGCACCTCATGATGCCACCACCTCCTATACAGCATGTGCAACACGAGCATTATAACCAACCACATGAGGACATTCGTGCACCCCCAGCAGAGATGTCAATGGCTCCACCACCTCCTCGCTCAGTCAGTCAGGATACGTTTCGTATTTCCACGAGAAAACACAGCAATTTAATAACTGTCCCTATTCAGGATGATTCAAATTCAGGTGCTCGAGAACCACCTCCACCAGCCCCAGCACCTACTCATCATCATCCTGAATATCAGGGTCAACCAGTGGTATCCCATCCTCATCATATTATGCCTCCACAGCAACATTATGCACCAcccccgccaccaccaccaccaataagCCATCCAATGCAGCATCCTCCCCAGGGAGCAGGTACTCCTCATATGGTTTATAGCCAAGCTCCACCACCACCGATGACCTCTGCTCCACCACCAATAACCCCTCCCCCTGGACACATAATTGCCCAAATGCCACCATATATGAATCACCCTCCTCCAGGACCTCCCCCTCCACAACATGGTGGCCCACCTGTAAATGTAaatgcaccccctccccatcacTATAATCCTAACTCTTTGCCGCAGTTCAGTGAAGATCAAGGAACTCTCAGCCCTCCTTTTACACAGCCTGGGGGAATGAGTCCAGGGATGTGGCCCGCTCCAAGAGggcctcctccacccccaagaatGCAAGGTCCACCTTCTCAAGCCCCACTTCCTGGACCACATCACCCAGATCAAACCAGATATAGACCATACTACCAATGA